One genomic window of Pyrobaculum sp. 3827-6 includes the following:
- a CDS encoding type IV secretory system conjugative DNA transfer family protein yields MTLYTQLFRLVTAVEGNALITGLPGTGKTSLIKWSLRDIPHDYAVVVYDTAGDFRNCDFVGRFSVNPLDLPVARVVEILEEALAATYGEYPYLLTPAMAELLHRTVEKGAHTLSQVRRGVLDVAEPHEMDTAYALRRRLVHFDVAQFDKTEIPLKHGASTCVDVSGLDRVGRLAYVLTHLELTRDLKNVIYVVDEAHRFLAFTSRYSLLTDHLRTGRSRGRFFVLVSHSYREFQRHVGYVKMVIRFPDWDLDESRTTPLQPSEALVTVRAASLRSAEALAKLLPLRGTWAQFRITVPPYAERPTA; encoded by the coding sequence ATGACTCTCTACACCCAGCTCTTCAGGCTTGTCACGGCTGTTGAGGGGAATGCTTTAATCACGGGGCTCCCCGGGACTGGGAAGACCTCTCTCATCAAGTGGTCTCTCCGCGATATTCCGCATGACTACGCCGTCGTTGTATACGACACGGCCGGCGACTTTAGGAACTGCGATTTCGTGGGGAGGTTTTCTGTAAACCCCCTAGACCTGCCCGTAGCCAGGGTTGTGGAGATCCTCGAGGAGGCTCTGGCCGCCACGTACGGAGAGTATCCCTACCTCCTTACGCCGGCCATGGCCGAGCTTCTACACAGAACGGTTGAGAAAGGCGCACACACCCTTTCGCAGGTTAGGCGCGGCGTCTTGGACGTGGCCGAGCCTCACGAGATGGACACAGCCTACGCCTTGCGTAGGCGTCTAGTCCACTTCGACGTCGCACAGTTCGACAAAACGGAGATTCCGCTGAAACACGGAGCCTCGACTTGCGTTGACGTCTCGGGGCTGGATAGAGTGGGGAGGCTGGCCTACGTCCTCACCCACCTAGAGCTGACGAGAGATTTAAAGAACGTCATCTACGTAGTAGACGAGGCCCACCGCTTCCTCGCCTTCACGTCGAGGTACTCGCTACTGACAGACCACCTACGCACCGGGAGAAGCCGCGGCCGCTTCTTTGTCTTGGTTTCCCACTCCTATAGAGAATTCCAGCGCCACGTCGGCTACGTCAAGATGGTGATCAGATTCCCAGACTGGGACTTGGACGAGTCGAGGACTACGCCCCTCCAGCCCTCGGAGGCGCTTGTCACCGTGAGAGCCGCCTCTCTCCGCTCGGCTGAGGCGTTGGCTAAGCTTCTGCCTCTACGCGGGACCTGGGCCCAGTTCCGCATCACCGTGCCGCCGTATGCAGAGAGACCCACTGCGTAG